The Triticum aestivum cultivar Chinese Spring chromosome 6D, IWGSC CS RefSeq v2.1, whole genome shotgun sequence genomic sequence CGACGGTTTGTCCATTGTTCTAAGCAACAAACCAGCTGGGGACCTCCTACATACCGCCCGTTGTGGCAAAGCACTGGCGTTTCGCACAAGGGCGGCTAACCTTTACTGGCCCATTTGCGGTGTTACGATCGCGAGATGAAAaaacgcaaaaaaaaaaaaaagtaaACGCACTGTGACTCGACGCGACTTCGCCGCTCAGTGCTAGCCGTTGCTACTGACAATTTCTCATGTTAGAAACGCAGCGCCGAGCTTAAAGAAATATACAGTAGTGGCAAACTTAAACAACAGTTCACAAAAAAATTAGTGTGAGGGGTCAAACCGAGGACCTCCTGCAAGTGAGCAACGACAATGGCCACCAGAATTCCTGGGATTTCGTACATAAAATGGCAGTCCGCCTTATATGAACATAAGCCAAAAAAGATTTAAACTATTTTTGAAATTCTTAACgtgtttttctttttgaaaaaagttAATATTTTCTGAAACGCAAACATTTTCATATCTCATAGAAAAAAACTCGAACCATTCTTGCTAATCGCAAATATTTTTCTAGATGGGAACAAAATGAAAATGCAAACTTTTTTCGAACTTATGAAGAATTTCTTGAAAATGAAATACAGTTTAAGGAAAACAGGTACAAAAaattgaaaacacgaacatttttcaaaattacaaTCAATTTTTTTTCAAGATGCGAACATTTTTTTCAATCCCCCAACACTTTTCTGAATTCGGTGTcaatttttgaaaaacatgaacattttgatgatgtgaacaaatttggaaagcgGGATTTGTTTTTGACATTCCTGGATTATCTCCGAATTTGTGAATGAAAATTTaaaatgaacattttctgaaattcacgaacatttttaaatttgtgaacaaaatttaaaaactggaaaaaaattgaatttgtgaaaaaaaataaactaaaaatgtGGAATTAACGCCCATTGCAGATGGGCCGGCCCGCGTCGGTCGATCGGTTCATTTGCATATGCGGTGCCCCGACAATTTGACGCATTGTAATCAGTTTGTGGGTGTGTAGATGTTATTTAAGCATTGTATTCAGTTTGATTATGCTAATGAGAAGAAAAAAGGAAGGATGTGGGATATGTGTTTTCACCGGGAGAGAAGGCAAAGCTAATATTCTCCTTGGTGAAGTGTGTGTACCTGTTCCATGGCGTGTGTTCTTGAGATACAAAGAGAAAAGTTTGAGAGATATAATTGAAAGGGTCAGAGCGAAGGAAGGGGCTGCGAGACACGTAGAAATTTGAGAAAGAGATTCAAGTGGATTGTATACGTTTTCCCTTTGACACTGAGTGCTAAGGGATTTTTCATCAGTtattcctttacttgattcccccGCAAAAACAATTCCTTTACTCAAtttctttgaaccaaatgcatAAACAATGATATCATAGCAAAAATTTCCATTCGTATGTTTTGAACCAAAGAGTTCCTAAAAGGGCCAAAAGGAAGACCTATGGTTCAAGTGATTCCTCTACATAATCAATAGGCACACCAAGTGTGAACAGTACGTCAATTAGCTAGACATTTGAACAAGAGATAAATTGTCTGAGGTGTCAATTATCTTCAATGAGCCAGCCGAGGCCCTGGCCGGGCCCGGCgtcgagcttggacttgatcctcgcGGCGCCGGTGGCGCTGTGCAGCGGCAGCAGCGACTCGAGGCAGACGCTCGCCTCCACGGGCAACCTTGCAAGCACATATATTAAGAACTAAGTGCCCTCACGTCCTTCGTGCTGCTAATTGACTGGTTGGGGAGCATGGACGAATCTTGGTTCGTACCTTACGATGCGAAGGGGCGCAGCCAACGCGTGGCGGACGGAAGGACGCACACCTAGGCTGAGGGATGACGGTGTCGCTGGAGTAGCGTGGAGAATGTAAACGGAGGAGCGGAGGAGCGACCTGGCAGCGGCAGCCATGGCGGCTTGGCAAGTCGGGAGCACGAGGGAGCCCTACCGAGACGCCGCTGTAGTTACAAACAGATTTATTTTTTTCAGTTGGATACAATCATACAAATGGACGGAGTGAATCCAGGCCTATTGGGCTATATTATATGGGCTATTCATTCCAACTATTTATTTTGTGGGTCAGTTTTTTTTTCCGAGTCTGATAAGCTTGAACTCTCGGTTTCATTTCAAACGAAACCAGCAAAGTACCCATGATTCGTCATCGGTGCGTACGGATTTACCACACGAGAATGTTATTGCGCGGACGTTCGCTGAGACCGAATGACAAATCAATTTTCTTTTAGCAAGCATGGCAAATCCTGGCATAAACTAAACTGCGGTGTCATGCTTGTTAACTAAAGTTTCAATCCTCGGTCAACACAAATTTCCATGTAAAACTTTCACATTTGACATGCTCCCCAGCGAACGTTCGCTGGTTAGGCCAGTCCTTTATAGACCTGTTGAGATATTGACAGCCCCATATAATTCTAGCTATCCTACATTCAATTCGGATCTAGCCATTGTAGATCATCACAAAAGTAATGTTTATTTCCAGCCTCTTTAATTCNNNNNNNNNNNNNNNNNNNNNNNNNNNNNNNNNNNNNNNNNNNNNNNNNNNNNNNNNNNNNNNNNNNNNNNNNNNNNNNNNNNNNNNNNNNNNNNNNNNNNNNNNNNNNNNNNNNNNNNNNNNNNNNNNNNNNNNNNNNNNNNNNNNNNNNNNNNNNNNNNNNNNNNNNNNNNNNNNNNNNNNNNNNNNNNNNNNNNNNNNNNNNNNNNNNNNNNNNNNNNNNNNNNNNNNNNNNNNNNNNNNNNNNNNNNNNNNNNNNNNNNNNNNNNNNNNNNNNNNNNNNNNNNNNNNNNNNNNNNNNNNNNNNNNNNNNNNNNNNNNNNNNNNNNNNNNNNNNNNNNNNNNNNNNNNNNNNNNNNNNNNNNNNNNNNNNNNNNNNNNNNNNNNNNNNNNNNNNNNNNNNNNNNNNNNNNNNNNNNNNNNNNNNNNNNNNNNNNNNNNNNNNNNNNNNNNNNNNNNNNNNNNNNNNNNNNNNNNNNNNNNNNNNNNNNNNNNNNNNNNNNNNNNNNNNNNNNNNNNNNNNNNNNNNNNNNNNNNNNNNNNNNNNNNNNNNNNNNNNNNNNNNNNNNNNNNNNNNNNNNNNNNNNNNNNNNNNNNNNNNNNNNNNNNNNNNNNNNNNNNNNNNNNNNNNNNNNNNNNNNNNNNNNNNNNNNNNNNNNNNNNNNNNNNNNNNNNNNNNNNNNNNNNNNNNNNNNNNNNNNNNNNNNNNNNNNNNNNNNNNNNNNNNNNNNNNNNNNNNNNNNNNNNNNNNNNNNCTTGGGTCCATGTTCATGATCTGGCACCTAACTTCACACGATGTCTGATCACATTCATAGTCAGCCACACATGTCTCTCCAGTCGTATCGCTCACCACTTCATCTACACATACATTCGTATTCACAAATGAGCGTGGTCGTTAGCGTACAATCCATCTAAAAGTATATACATCCATGACTTAGTGCACTAACCTGACACTCCTTCGTAGAAAGAAAAGGTAGCCATGACTAGGAGAGCCATGGCGAGTATGGCAGCCCAAGAACTAAGGTTGTTGTTATTGGCTAACGCCATCATGTGCTCTCCTTATATAAGACTTTATTTGTTTGTCTGACTAGATTTGGAGTACCTCTTCTTATATAGAGGCATGCAGGGAGGTAGCTAACTTGTCGACCAGGCAAGTAATTATATAATGCCAAATGAATTCCTATGGATTTGTCACGCATATACTACTTGCCTTATTATCTTTCGGTATCTTTTATTGCATGCCAAATTTAATCCCTGATTTTATTTTAAGCACATTGTAAGTGATTGAACAACTAAATTTGATATTTGCTGGTTCTTCTCAAATTGTATATATGGTTAAAGTTTCAATATTTGTTTTATGGTATGCATGGCGTAGTTCATAAAAATATGCCGAGTTGAGACTATTCTGCTTATTAgcttggtgatgatgttggtgaaaTTTTTTATGATTGTTTTTTTGGGCTTCTCTTCCTTATACTGCCTGTGAATTACAGCCTAAATCAAGTATTTACAATTCGTAATTTACCATGTTACTCTAAGAATTGTTGTTCACCACCAAAAGAGCATTTATTGTTTTCTAAAAAAAGGTCCCCAAATTGTAGGTTATTATGTTCTATTCCAATTTTTCGTGCTGGAGTATTTATCTATTGTTTTTCTTTTCGTCCTTCCTCCTAGAACATTTATTAttaaaataatactccctctgttcctttatatAGGATATATTTGTTTCTTCAAAAGTTAAATGagtgcatgtttgaccaagtttttagaaaaatatatcaatatccacaatatgaaatttatatcattttaTCCATCATGAGAAGtattttcatattttatctattaggtattgtagatgttgttattttattctataatcttggtcaaacattcaaACGGTTGACTTGCATGAAAATCAATACACCATATAttctgaaacggagggagtagatgagttCATTTTGTCAGTAAGCACTTAGATATGCATTCTTTCATAGTTGGTCTGGGCCGATGCTGCATCATCAGATTAACTCAAGAGTCGTTACATGCATGCGCATATATTTACGGATGTAGTTCATGTAATATAACCTGATCAGGGGGACCCAACTCAAATTCTCcttttttttttctccttttctatttttttcttctggaGAGAAATAAAGCCATAGTTCTCAAAACAATTTTAACATGTGAGCACATAAGACCTAACTTGGGTTTACCCGGCTTCTCCTATTTGGTGCGTAGGTCGCGCATTAGTGACCTAGCGCGTACCCTCTGGAGCGCTTGATCCTCTGTTTGGGCTGGCCCATTTTGGGTTTCTTCCCCTCCGGTTTTCGGAAGGCTCTAAGcatccccccccccttttcctttgttttttcttccATTATTTCTTTGTTTtaccttttcttttgttttcctttttcttttttcccttttcttttcattttcccttttttttgctttcttttacttTCATTTTTGGGAGCATTTtctaaaatttatgaacattttttaaatcattAATATTTTCCGAATTGGTGAATTTTTTAAGAAAATTCGTCAACATTTTAATAAGATTTTAATCGTGAACATTCACCATATAGAGGATGGGATCCTGAACGAGTACCTCTACCATTAGCTTTCTTTTTAATCATACTTCTGGTCTAACCCTACAGGAGCATGGGAAAAAAATATCATGCTTTGCTATGTGGTGGGTATGTGATGTTGATTTCAGATGTGAACCAATATGTGCGTGTTGTTTATATGAACGGTGTCCACGGAAATCTAGCACTACAAAACAGGGGGGTATTGGTGGACGCCAGTAGCAGTGTGAGTACCAGTTCGACGTTAACAATTATT encodes the following:
- the LOC123140985 gene encoding protein NUCLEAR FUSION DEFECTIVE 6, mitochondrial-like, which translates into the protein MAAAARSLLRSSVYILHATPATPSSLSLGVRPSVRHALAAPLRIVRLPVEASVCLESLLPLHSATGAARIKSKLDAGPGQGLGWLIEDN